One window from the genome of Microbulbifer sp. ALW1 encodes:
- the ispG gene encoding flavodoxin-dependent (E)-4-hydroxy-3-methylbut-2-enyl-diphosphate synthase, with translation MQFESPIVRRVSRQIMVGNVPVGGGAPISVQSMTNTETCDVAATVGQIQQLERAGADIVRVSVPSMEAAEAFGEIKKQVNVPLVADIHFDYRIALRVADLGVDCLRINPGNIGREKRIRAVVDKARDLNIPIRIGVNAGSLEKDLQKKYGEPTPDALVESALRHVDILDSLNFQDFKVSVKASDIFMATAAYRKLATQIEQPLHLGITEAGGLRAGTVKSAIGLGALLLDGIGDTLRVSLAADPVEEVKVGWDLLKSLRLRTKGINFIACPSCSRQNFDVVKTMNELESRLEDITTPLDVAVIGCIVNGPGEAKEADIGLAGGTPSHAIYVDGQPDRKFKNDNLVDDLEKLIREKAAAKAEQEASIIAKETAE, from the coding sequence ATGCAGTTCGAGTCACCCATAGTTCGCCGCGTGTCGCGCCAGATCATGGTGGGCAATGTGCCGGTCGGCGGCGGTGCGCCCATTTCGGTGCAGAGCATGACCAACACCGAAACCTGTGATGTGGCTGCCACGGTAGGGCAGATACAGCAGCTGGAGCGCGCCGGCGCCGACATAGTGCGGGTTTCCGTGCCCTCCATGGAGGCCGCAGAGGCCTTCGGCGAGATCAAGAAACAGGTGAATGTGCCGCTGGTGGCCGATATCCACTTCGATTACCGCATCGCCCTGCGCGTGGCGGATCTGGGTGTCGACTGTCTGCGCATCAACCCCGGCAATATCGGTCGCGAGAAGCGTATCCGTGCCGTGGTCGACAAAGCGCGCGACCTGAATATTCCGATCCGTATCGGTGTGAATGCCGGCTCCCTGGAAAAGGACCTGCAGAAAAAATACGGCGAACCAACACCGGACGCGCTGGTGGAATCCGCCCTGCGTCATGTGGACATACTGGACAGCCTGAACTTCCAGGACTTCAAGGTCAGCGTAAAAGCTTCCGATATCTTTATGGCCACTGCGGCCTACCGCAAACTGGCCACCCAGATTGAACAGCCCCTGCACCTGGGGATTACTGAAGCCGGCGGCCTGCGCGCTGGTACCGTGAAATCCGCCATTGGCCTGGGCGCGCTGTTGCTGGACGGCATCGGCGATACCCTGCGGGTGTCCCTGGCGGCGGATCCGGTAGAAGAAGTGAAGGTGGGCTGGGATCTGCTCAAGAGCCTGCGCCTGCGCACCAAGGGCATCAACTTTATTGCCTGCCCCAGCTGCTCCCGCCAGAACTTCGATGTGGTGAAAACCATGAACGAGCTGGAGAGCCGCCTTGAAGATATCACCACGCCGCTGGATGTGGCGGTAATCGGCTGCATCGTCAACGGTCCCGGTGAAGCCAAAGAGGCGGATATCGGACTTGCCGGTGGTACTCCGAGCCACGCTATCTACGTGGACGGCCAGCCGGACCGCAAATTCAAGAACGACAATCTGGTGGACGACCTGGAAAAGCTGATCCGCGAGAAAGCCGCGGCCAAGGCAGAGCAGGAAGCCAGCATCATTGCGAAAGAAACTGCCGAGTAA
- the hisS gene encoding histidine--tRNA ligase, translated as MKQLRAIRGMNDLLPTQSPVWQYVESTLSELFARYGYSEIRTPILEATQLFARAVGEATDIVEKEMYTFDDKGGDSVTMRPEGTAGTVRAAIQNNLLIQPQRLWYFGPMFRYERPQKGRLRQFHQFGVEVFGIEGPDIDAEILMMTARLWKQLGVSEHVTLQLNSLGNSESRAAFRDALVEYLSVRKDQLDEDSQRRLERNPLRILDSKNPDTQELLTDAPCLLDFLDEESRTHFDQLRAFLDAAGVVYEVNPRLVRGLDYYGKTVFEWVTDSLGAQGTVCAGGRYDGLVEQMGGKPTPAVGFGLGVERLVLLLETLEVLPDTLDQQVDAYLVAVGDVQSAALAAAEQLRSELPWLRLQTHCGGGSFKSQMKKADKSNADYALIIGEDEAAAGQVTVKSLRAEVEQQTVALAELASILQG; from the coding sequence TTGAAACAACTTCGCGCCATCCGCGGCATGAACGACCTGCTGCCCACCCAGTCTCCGGTGTGGCAGTACGTGGAAAGCACCCTCAGCGAACTCTTCGCCCGCTACGGCTACAGTGAGATCCGCACGCCCATCCTTGAGGCGACTCAGTTGTTCGCCCGCGCCGTGGGCGAGGCCACCGATATCGTCGAAAAGGAAATGTACACCTTTGACGACAAGGGCGGTGATAGTGTCACCATGCGCCCGGAAGGCACTGCCGGCACCGTGCGCGCGGCCATTCAGAACAACCTGCTGATTCAGCCCCAGCGCCTGTGGTACTTCGGCCCCATGTTCCGCTACGAGCGCCCACAGAAGGGGCGCCTGCGCCAGTTCCACCAGTTTGGTGTAGAAGTCTTTGGCATCGAAGGCCCGGACATCGACGCAGAAATCCTGATGATGACCGCACGCCTGTGGAAGCAGCTGGGGGTTTCCGAGCATGTAACCCTTCAGCTGAACTCCCTCGGCAACAGCGAAAGCCGAGCGGCCTTCCGCGACGCCCTGGTGGAATACCTGTCGGTGCGTAAAGATCAGCTGGATGAAGACAGCCAGCGCCGTCTCGAGCGCAACCCGCTGCGCATTCTGGACAGTAAAAATCCGGATACTCAGGAACTGCTGACCGATGCCCCTTGTCTACTGGACTTCCTTGACGAGGAATCCCGTACACACTTCGATCAGTTACGCGCATTCCTGGATGCGGCCGGTGTGGTCTACGAGGTAAATCCGCGCCTGGTGCGCGGTCTCGACTACTATGGCAAAACGGTTTTCGAATGGGTGACCGACAGTCTCGGTGCCCAGGGTACCGTGTGTGCCGGCGGCCGTTACGACGGCCTCGTCGAGCAGATGGGCGGCAAACCCACCCCGGCGGTGGGCTTCGGCCTGGGCGTCGAGCGCCTGGTGCTGTTGCTGGAAACCCTTGAAGTGCTGCCGGATACCCTGGACCAGCAGGTAGACGCCTACCTGGTTGCGGTGGGTGATGTACAATCCGCTGCCTTGGCGGCCGCGGAACAACTGCGCAGCGAGCTGCCGTGGCTGAGATTGCAGACCCACTGCGGTGGCGGCAGCTTCAAGAGCCAGATGAAAAAGGCCGATAAAAGCAACGCTGACTACGCATTGATCATCGGTGAAGATGAAGCGGCGGCGGGGCAGGTAACCGTGAAGTCCCTGCGCGCAGAGGTTGAACAGCAGACCGTCGCACTGGCGGAACTGGCAAGCATTTTACAGGGCTGA
- a CDS encoding tetratricopeptide repeat protein, with translation MADHLTEEEQIESIKRWWKENGTGIVTGIVLALAGYFGWQWWQGKERSEAEAASNLYQGFVEAVSANQGKPDNKQLTTAQSLARELKDDYATRIYATQASLELAAMAAKKNDLETAIKELQWALDNSSDDALKFVAKRRLAAVKAARGETKEALALLEGDVPAAFAALYAETRGDILVQQGDKDAARAAYQQARAQLLPEQSSGSQLLDLKIESLGSAAAESDSDAEAKDADKESDAQ, from the coding sequence ATGGCTGACCATTTGACCGAAGAAGAACAGATTGAATCGATCAAGCGCTGGTGGAAAGAAAACGGCACCGGCATCGTCACCGGTATCGTACTGGCGCTGGCCGGCTACTTTGGCTGGCAGTGGTGGCAGGGCAAGGAGCGCAGCGAAGCGGAAGCGGCCTCTAATCTGTACCAGGGTTTTGTTGAAGCCGTATCTGCCAATCAGGGCAAACCGGATAACAAGCAGTTGACCACGGCTCAGTCCCTGGCCCGCGAACTGAAAGACGATTACGCCACGCGCATCTACGCCACCCAAGCCTCCCTGGAACTGGCAGCGATGGCGGCAAAGAAAAACGACCTGGAAACGGCCATCAAAGAGCTGCAGTGGGCACTGGATAACTCCAGTGATGACGCGCTCAAGTTCGTTGCCAAGCGCCGTCTGGCGGCAGTAAAGGCCGCCCGCGGTGAAACCAAAGAAGCGCTGGCGTTGCTGGAGGGCGATGTGCCCGCCGCATTCGCCGCACTCTACGCGGAAACCCGTGGCGATATTCTGGTGCAGCAGGGCGATAAAGACGCTGCCCGCGCCGCCTACCAGCAGGCCCGTGCACAACTGTTGCCGGAGCAGTCTTCCGGTTCCCAGTTGCTGGACCTGAAGATCGAAAGCCTGGGCAGCGCCGCTGCAGAGTCCGACAGTGATGCAGAAGCGAAGGACGCAGACAAGGAGAGTGATGCGCAATGA